In a genomic window of Carassius carassius chromosome 43, fCarCar2.1, whole genome shotgun sequence:
- the LOC132124669 gene encoding histone H2B — MPEPAKSAPKKGSKKAVTKTAAKGGKKRRKSRKESYAIYVYKVLKQVHPDTGISSKAMGIMNSFVNDIFERIAGESSRLAHYNKRSTITSREIQTAVRLLLPGELAKHAVSEGTKAVTKYTSSK, encoded by the coding sequence ATGCCTGAACCAGCGAAGTCTGCTCCCAAGAAGGGCTCCAAGAAAGCGGTCACTAAGACCGCCGCGAAAGGTGGCAAGAAGCGCAGAAAGTCCAGGAAGGAGAGCTACGCTATCTACGTGTACAAAGTGCTGAAGCAGGTTCATCCTGACACCGGGATCTCTTCGAAGGCGATGGGGATCATGAACTCTTTCGTCAACGACATCTTCGAGCGCATCGCCGGAGAGTCGTCTCGTCTCGCTCACTACAACAAGCGCTCCACCATCACCTCGAGAGAGATCCAGACCGCCGTGCGTCTGCTGCTGCCCGGAGAGCTGGCCAAACACGCCGTGTCTGAGGGCACCAAGGCCGTCACCAAGTACACCAGCTCCAAGTAG
- the LOC132124656 gene encoding histone H1-like, whose protein sequence is MAETAPAPAAPPAKAPKKKSAAKAKKAGPGVGELIIKAVSASKERSGVSLAALKKALAAGGYDVEKNNSRVKLAIKSLVTKGALLQVKGTGASGSFKISKKQTETKKKPAKKAAPKAKKPTAKKPAAAKKPKSAAAKKPAAKKSPKKAKKPAAAAAKKATKSPKKAKKPAAPKKAAKSPKKAKSAKPKAAKPKAAKPKAAKPKKAAPKKK, encoded by the coding sequence ATGGCAGAAACCGCTCCAGCCCCGGCCGCACCGCCGGCCAAAGCACCCAAGAAGAAGTCCGCTGCCAAAGCCAAGAAAGCAGGTCCAGGCGTCGGTGAGCTGATCATCAAAGCCGTGTCCGCGTCCAAGGAGAGGAGCGGCGTGTCGCTCGCCGCCCTGAAGAAAGCTCTCGCCGCCGGCGGCTACGACGTGGAGAAGAACAACTCCCGCGTCAAGCTCGCCATCAAGAGCCTGGTGACTAAAGGCGCCCTGCTGCAGGTCAAAGGGACCGGCGCCTCCGGCTCCTTCAAGATAAGCAAGAAGCAAACTGAGACCAAGAAGAAACCGGCGAAGAAAGCGGCCCCTAAAGCCAAGAAGCCCACGGCCAAGAAACCCGCTGCTGCCAAGAAGCCCAAGAGCGCAGCGGCAAAGAAGCCCGCCGCTAAGAAATCGCCCAAGAAGGCCAAGAAACCCGCCGCTGCAGCTGCCAAGAAGGCGACAAAGAGCCCCAAGAAGGCGAAGAAGCCGGCAGCGCCCAAGAAAGCAGCCAAGAGCCCCAAAAAAGCCAAGTCTGCCAAACCCAAGGCAGCAAAGCCAAAAGCTGCTAAGCCTAAAGCTGCAAAGCCCAAAAAGGCAGCCCCAAAGAAgaaataa
- the LOC132124666 gene encoding histone H2A-like — translation MSGRGKTGGKARAKAKTRSSRAGLQFPVGRVHRLLRKGNYGERVGAGAPVYLAAVLEYLTAEILELAGNAARDNKKTRIIPRHLQLAVRNDEELNKLLGGVTIAQGGVLPNIQAVLLPKKTEKPAKTK, via the coding sequence ATGAGTGGCAGAGGTAAAACCGGCGGCAAGGCCAGGGCGAAGGCTAAGACTCGTTCTTCCAGAGCAGGACTTCAGTTCCCCGTCGGTCGTGTTCACAGACTTCTCCGCAAAGGGAACTACGGCGAGCGCGTTGGTGCCGGTGCCCCGGTGTATCTGGCCGCTGTGCTCGAGTATCTGACGGCTGAGATCCTGGAGCTGGCTGGAAACGCCGCTCGGGACAACAAGAAGACCCGTATCATCCCCCGTCACCTGCAGCTGGCGGTGCGCAACGACGAGGAGCTCAACAAACTCCTGGGCGGAGTGACCATCGCTCAGGGCGGCGTGCTGCCCAACATCCAGGCCGTGCTGCTGCCCAAGAAGACCGAGAAACCCGCCAAAACCAAATAA